The following proteins are co-located in the Aquarana catesbeiana isolate 2022-GZ linkage group LG02, ASM4218655v1, whole genome shotgun sequence genome:
- the LOC141126481 gene encoding olfactory receptor 6N1-like yields the protein MLVCLMIVYVTQAEESLHEPMYFFICHLVFNVMVGSSAYLPKLFIDLLTECSTISLSACLSQAFFIQGYGSVEIFAFTAIAYDRFLAVEHPLRYHSLMTNLTCLKVIVAIWIFVLMGIAAGILLTARLNFCAVNINSVYCESMSLQQLACGDITINLIYGTTWTLFFVIGCMLVIVYSYIRTVLICLKLSAEASQKAMYTLVTHVLAFSIFMVGSMFVAFRYRVNGGSLSAVAHVAICVSGLSFSIAVNPLIYGIRTEALRVKILQNLHTFWSK from the coding sequence ATGTTAGTATGTTTAATGATTGTTTACGTAACCCAGGCAGAAGAAAGCTTGCATGAACCTATGTATTTCTTTATTTGTCACCTGGTTTTCAATGTCATGGTTGGAAGTTCGGCTTACCTGCCCAAACTATTCATTGATTTGTTAACTGAATGTTCAACCATCTCTCTCTCTGCATGTCTCTCCCAGGCCTTCTTTATTCAAGGTTATGGGTCTGTCGAAATTTTTGCCTTTACGGCTATAGCATACGATCGTTTTTTGGCTGTAGAACACCCTTTGAGATATCATTCTCTCATGACGAACCTGACGTGTTTAAAAGTGATAGTTGCCATATGGATTTTTGTCTTGATGGGAATAGCTGCGGGCATTTTATTAACGGCAAGACTAAACTTTTGTGCTGTTAACATCAACAGTGTTTATTGTGAGAGCATGTCCCTTCAACAACTGGCTTGTGGTGATATAACGATTAACCTTATCTATGGAACAACTTGGACTTTGTTCTTTGTGATTGGCTGCATGCTTGTAATAGTTTACTCTTACATAAGGACAGTTCTCATTTGTCTTAAGCTTTCTGCGGAAGCCTCTCAGAAAGCTATGTATACCCTGGTGACTCACGTATTGGCCTTTTCCATTTTCATGGTTGGATCAATGTTTGTTGCATTTAGGTACAGGGTAAATGGTGGTTCTCTGTCGGCAGTTGCTCACGTTGCCATCTGTGTGAGCGGTTTGAGTTTCTCCATTGCTGTAAATCCTCTGATTTATGGGATAAGGACTGAAGCTCTTAGAGTCAAAATTCTGCAAAATTTGCACACATTttggagcaaataa